A genomic window from Elaeis guineensis isolate ETL-2024a chromosome 3, EG11, whole genome shotgun sequence includes:
- the LOC105041086 gene encoding glucan endo-1,3-beta-glucosidase 3: MAPLLLLLLAISVVYADEGAYIGANIGTALSDMPSPTQVVALLKSQQIRHVRLYDADAAMLAALANTGIRVTVSVPNDQLLAVGQSNATAANWVARNVVAHVPTVNITAVAVGSEVLTALPNAAPLLVPALRYVHSALVAANLDRQIKVSTPHSSSIILDSFPPSQAFFNRSLDPVISPMLKFLQSTGSYLMLNVYPYYDYMQSNGVIPLDYALFRPLPPNKEAVDANTLLHYTNVFDAIVDAAYFAMAYLNITNVPVVVLESGWPHKGDPSEEPDATADNADTYNSNLIRHVLNSTGTPKHPGVPVPTYIYELYDEDQRPGTLSERNWGLFDASGVPVYTLHLTGSGVLLANDTTNQTYCIARDGADAKMLQAALDWACGPGKVDCSVLMQGQRCYDPDTVEAHATYAFNAYYRGMGMSSGTCYFNGVATVTTTDPSHDGCVFPGSGGKNGTFFNGTSLAPASNSTSAESASPHSFHDTKLLFQIFGVLLLSLLFL; encoded by the exons ATGGCGCCGCTTCTCCTCTTGCTTCTGGCGATCTCGGTGGTTTATGCGGACGAAG GGGCGTACATTGGGGCGAACATCGGGACGGCGCTGTCGGACATGCCGTCGCCGACTCAAGTGGTGGCGCTGCTGAAGTCGCAGCAGATCCGGCACGTGCGGCTGTACGATGCGGACGCGGCCATGCTGGCGGCGCTCGCCAACACCGGCATCCGCGTCACCGTCTCCGTCCCCAACGATCAGCTCCTCGCCGTCGGCCAGTCCAACGCCACCGCCGCCAACTGGGTCGCCCGCAACGTCGTCGCCCACGTCCCCACCGTCAACATCACCGCGGTGGCCGTCGGCTCCGAGGTCCTCACCGCCCTCCCCAACGCCGCCCCTCTCCTCGTCCCGGCCCTCCGCTACGTCCACTCCGCCCTCGTCGCCGCCAACCTCGACCGCCAGATCAAAGTCTCCACTCCCCACTCCTCCTCCATCATCCTCGACTCCTTCCCCCCTTCCCAGGCCTTCTTCAACCGCTCCCTCGACCCCGTCATCTCCCCTATGCTCAAGTTCCTCCAGTCCACCGGCTCCTACCTCATGCTCAACGTCTACCCTTACTACGACTACATGCAGTCCAACGGCGTCATCCCTCTCGACTACGCGCTCTTCCGCCCGCTGCCGCCCAACAAGGAAGCGGTCGACGCCAACACTCTGCTTCACTACACCAACGTCTTCGACGCCATCGTCGACGCCGCTTACTTCGCCATGGCTTATCTGAACATCACCAACGTCCCCGTCGTCGTCCTCGAGTCCGGCTGGCCCCACAAGGGGGACCCCTCGGAAGAGCCCGATGCCACCGCCGACAACGCGGACACCTACAACAGCAACCTTATCCGTCACGTGCTCAACAGCACCGGCACCCCCAAGCACCCGGGCGTCCCCGTCCCGACCTACATCTACGAGCTCTACGACGAGGACCAGCGGCCCGGGACGCTGTCGGAGCGCAACTGGGGGCTCTTCGATGCCAGTGGGGTGCCCGTGTACACGCTGCACCTCACCGGGTCGGGGGTGTTGCTGGCGAATGACACGACGAACCAGACGTACTGCATCGCGAGGGATGGGGCGGATGCAAAGATGCTGCAGGCGGCGCTCGACTGGGCGTGTGGGCCGGGGAAGGTGGACTGCTCGGTGCTGATGCAGGGGCAACGATGCTATGATCCTGACACGGTGGAGGCGCATGCGACGTATGCGTTCAATGCGTATTACCGTGGGATGGGGATGAGTTCGGGGACGTGCTACTTCAATGGGGTTGCCACCGTTACTACCACTGATCCAA GTCATGATGGCTGTGTATTTCCTGGAAG TGGTGGAAAGAATGGCACCTTCTTTAATGGCACATCGCTGGCACCTGCATCAAATTCCACCTCGGCTGAATCTGCCTCCCCTCACAGTTTCCATGACACCAAGTTGCTCTTTCAAATCTTCGGAGTCCTGCTATTGAGTCTGCTATTCTTGTAG